One Streptomyces sp. L2 genomic window carries:
- a CDS encoding PucR family transcriptional regulator — protein sequence MPDPASPTSPASPVVPPTPGIPLSALLGREDLALRQIAGPTGPDLVIHAAHASEMADPYPYLLGGELLLTAGVHVPDTAVREPTGTGAAVGGPAETRTTGPGATWAGATGTRATGTGAARTGTAETRAAAQDALGPDATAPDAPGPDATAPDAPSPDAPGPGSYFDTYVSRIVAAGGAALGFGLAPLHDTVPPALVAACEAYGLPLLEVPPQTTFSGVARAVWQLMARARMAELRRVTDAQQGLAAAAARPDPVPSVLRRLAQRLTGRAVLYGPDGTEVASAGREPAEEVGAALAELTAVVRPRPDHPQPPASATDTLAETHLSAYALGAGDGFVLGVATVHRDPGDHTIASVAAVLLSLLTGEHHSGAGTARSSALVRLLLGAPPEEVAPLLGAGRWVVVHARPERRLPDAVAASALGAALGSPLLDLAHDVVRLLVPAERRPNGPQPGWTLGVSSAVEPPEWPAADTQAAHALARARATRAPLVRHGDRTALDDLVPGADAEAHAQALLAPLAGHPALPGTLRTWLSLHGSWDRTAVALQVHRNTVRQRIARCAALLDADLDDPDVRMELWFALRKH from the coding sequence ATGCCGGATCCTGCCTCCCCGACCTCCCCGGCCTCTCCTGTCGTCCCGCCCACGCCGGGGATCCCGCTGTCGGCGCTGCTGGGCCGGGAGGACCTCGCGCTGCGGCAGATCGCCGGGCCCACCGGCCCGGACCTGGTGATCCACGCGGCCCACGCCTCGGAGATGGCCGACCCGTACCCGTACCTGCTGGGCGGCGAGCTGCTGCTGACGGCGGGGGTGCACGTCCCGGACACGGCGGTCCGGGAGCCGACCGGGACGGGGGCGGCGGTCGGGGGGCCGGCCGAGACGAGAACGACCGGGCCTGGGGCGACCTGGGCGGGGGCGACCGGGACGCGGGCGACCGGGACGGGAGCGGCCAGGACGGGGACCGCCGAGACGAGAGCGGCCGCCCAGGATGCCCTGGGCCCGGACGCCACCGCCCCGGACGCCCCAGGCCCGGACGCCACCGCCCCGGATGCCCCGAGCCCGGATGCCCCGGGCCCGGGGTCGTACTTCGACACCTACGTCTCCCGGATCGTCGCCGCCGGTGGCGCCGCCCTCGGCTTCGGGCTCGCACCGCTCCACGACACGGTGCCGCCCGCGCTCGTCGCGGCCTGCGAGGCGTACGGCCTGCCGCTGCTGGAGGTCCCGCCGCAGACGACGTTCTCGGGGGTGGCCCGCGCGGTCTGGCAGCTGATGGCCCGCGCCCGCATGGCGGAACTGCGCCGGGTCACCGACGCCCAGCAGGGCCTCGCGGCGGCCGCCGCCCGGCCCGACCCGGTCCCCTCGGTCCTGCGCCGGCTCGCCCAGCGTCTTACGGGCCGCGCGGTCCTGTACGGCCCCGACGGCACGGAGGTCGCGAGCGCGGGCCGGGAGCCGGCGGAGGAGGTGGGCGCGGCCCTGGCGGAGCTGACGGCGGTCGTCCGGCCCCGCCCGGACCACCCGCAGCCCCCCGCCTCCGCGACCGACACCCTCGCCGAGACCCACCTCTCGGCCTACGCCCTCGGTGCCGGGGACGGCTTCGTCCTCGGCGTGGCGACCGTCCACCGGGACCCCGGCGACCACACCATCGCCTCCGTCGCCGCCGTGCTGCTCTCCCTCCTCACCGGCGAGCACCACAGCGGGGCCGGTACGGCGCGCTCCTCGGCGCTCGTACGGCTGCTGCTCGGGGCGCCGCCCGAGGAGGTCGCCCCCTTGCTCGGAGCGGGCCGGTGGGTCGTCGTGCACGCCCGCCCGGAGCGCCGGCTCCCGGACGCGGTGGCCGCCTCCGCCCTGGGCGCGGCGCTGGGCTCCCCGCTGCTCGACCTCGCGCACGACGTCGTACGGCTCCTGGTGCCGGCCGAGCGGCGGCCGAACGGCCCGCAGCCCGGCTGGACCCTCGGGGTCAGCTCGGCCGTCGAGCCGCCGGAGTGGCCGGCGGCCGACACCCAGGCGGCGCACGCCCTGGCCCGCGCCCGCGCCACCCGCGCCCCCCTGGTCCGGCACGGCGACCGCACGGCCCTGGACGACCTGGTGCCGGGGGCCGACGCGGAGGCGCACGCCCAGGCGCTCCTCGCACCCCTCGCAGGCCACCCGGCGCTGCCCGGGACGCTGCGCACCTGGCTGTCGCTGCACGGCAGTTGGGACCGTACGGCGGTGGCGCTCCAGGTGCACCGCAACACCGTGCGGCAGCGGATCGCCCGCTGTGCGGCGCTGCTGGACGCCGACCTGGACGATCCGGACGTACGGATGGAACTGTGGTTCGCGCTGCGGAAACACTGA
- a CDS encoding phosphatase, which translates to MPISGTPSRAQLVDHLVRTRIAGDVATPRENNLSHYRRLANGDRNFWLGLELGERWTDEQDVLAVMAERVGVSDDPEHRYGQDTIDPELTVDALERLGRRLRKAADARQRVLFATGHPGGLLDVHRATAAALRTAGCEIVVIPDRLQTDEGYVMQFADVAVLEHGASLWHTHSGEPMRAILTALEREGRPLPDLVVADHGWAGYAAQHGVDAAGYADCNDPALFLAESEGTLQVAVPLDDHVVSPRYYDPMTAYLLSEAGLA; encoded by the coding sequence ATGCCGATATCCGGGACACCCAGCCGCGCCCAGCTCGTCGACCACCTGGTGAGGACCCGTATCGCGGGCGACGTCGCCACGCCCCGCGAGAACAACCTCTCCCACTACCGCAGGCTGGCCAACGGCGACCGGAACTTCTGGCTCGGCCTGGAGCTGGGTGAGCGCTGGACGGACGAGCAGGACGTGCTCGCGGTGATGGCGGAGCGGGTGGGTGTCAGCGACGACCCGGAGCACCGGTACGGGCAGGACACCATCGACCCGGAGCTGACGGTCGACGCCCTGGAGCGGCTCGGGCGCCGACTGCGCAAGGCGGCCGACGCCCGGCAGCGGGTGCTGTTCGCCACCGGCCACCCCGGCGGCCTGCTGGACGTGCACCGCGCCACGGCCGCCGCGCTGCGCACCGCCGGCTGCGAGATCGTCGTCATCCCGGACCGGCTGCAGACGGACGAGGGGTACGTCATGCAGTTCGCCGACGTGGCCGTCCTGGAGCACGGCGCCAGCCTCTGGCACACGCACTCCGGTGAGCCGATGCGCGCCATTCTGACGGCACTTGAGCGCGAGGGCCGCCCGCTGCCGGACCTCGTGGTCGCCGACCACGGCTGGGCGGGATACGCGGCCCAGCACGGCGTCGACGCCGCCGGCTACGCCGACTGCAACGACCCGGCACTCTTCCTCGCCGAGTCCGAGGGCACCCTCCAGGTCGCCGTCCCCCTGGACGACCACGTCGTCAGCCCCCGCTACTACGACCCGATGACCGCCTACCTC